One Candidatus Poribacteria bacterium genomic region harbors:
- the nuoF gene encoding NADH-quinone oxidoreductase subunit NuoF, which produces MVEERRILYEHLDVPDINTFDVFRQYDGYTRFEKAIAEYQPEEIAKMVLDSGLKGRGGAGFSTGEKWSFVPRDIKPCYLCCNADESEPGTFSNRYVLEKNPHLLIEGILICCYAMGIETTYVYIRGEFTLGKKMLDAAIKEAYEKGYLGKNIRGTGLNIDIYTHPGAGAYICGEETGLIESLEGKRGQPRNKPPFPAVEGVFRKPTVVQNVETLCNLPFIIGNGVEWYTQMGPTYADTRFDPPKPDANTGTKLYCISGDVNEPGVYELDLGLTCTELIEVAGGLRGEEVKAVIPGGSSAPILTHYELDTRLDFTSLTLAKSMLGSGGIIVMNETRNIVDCLLNIMKFYAHESCGQCTPCRWGTPWVRDIVQRIADGNGRKDTITRPKFGVAEGGRWGDTGETEEIYEDLDLLESVANNIANVDTMTWNTICVFGIAVSWPAVSYMRKFRPEFEAAIRESKLVTLPVAEATVPPEENYAYQQRFVPKEFADL; this is translated from the coding sequence ATGGTTGAAGAAAGACGGATTCTCTACGAGCATCTGGATGTACCTGATATTAACACGTTCGATGTCTTTCGGCAATATGACGGCTACACCCGTTTTGAGAAAGCAATTGCGGAATATCAACCTGAAGAGATCGCTAAAATGGTGTTGGATTCAGGCTTGAAAGGCAGAGGCGGTGCCGGTTTTTCTACTGGGGAAAAATGGAGTTTTGTCCCAAGGGATATAAAGCCCTGCTACCTCTGTTGCAACGCCGATGAAAGCGAACCAGGGACATTCAGTAACCGTTACGTCTTGGAGAAAAATCCACACCTATTGATTGAAGGTATCCTGATCTGCTGCTATGCGATGGGCATTGAGACAACTTACGTCTACATTCGGGGTGAATTTACGCTCGGTAAAAAGATGTTGGATGCTGCCATCAAGGAGGCTTATGAAAAAGGTTACCTCGGCAAAAATATTCGTGGCACGGGACTCAACATTGACATCTATACACACCCGGGAGCCGGTGCCTATATCTGTGGCGAGGAGACGGGATTAATTGAATCGCTTGAGGGCAAACGCGGACAGCCTCGAAACAAACCGCCGTTCCCTGCTGTCGAAGGTGTGTTCAGAAAACCCACCGTCGTGCAGAATGTTGAGACGTTATGCAACCTACCTTTCATTATCGGTAATGGTGTTGAATGGTACACACAGATGGGCCCGACGTATGCCGATACGCGGTTTGATCCACCGAAACCTGATGCCAATACCGGCACAAAACTCTATTGCATTAGTGGTGATGTCAATGAACCGGGTGTTTATGAACTTGATCTCGGCTTGACGTGTACAGAACTCATTGAGGTTGCAGGTGGTTTACGTGGCGAAGAGGTGAAAGCCGTCATCCCGGGTGGCAGTTCCGCACCGATTTTGACGCACTATGAGTTAGACACGCGGCTCGATTTTACCTCACTTACACTCGCCAAGTCGATGCTCGGTTCCGGTGGTATCATCGTCATGAACGAGACCCGCAATATCGTGGATTGTTTGCTCAACATCATGAAGTTCTATGCCCATGAATCGTGCGGACAGTGCACGCCGTGCCGTTGGGGTACACCGTGGGTGCGCGATATTGTTCAACGGATTGCCGATGGAAACGGACGAAAAGACACTATCACACGACCCAAATTCGGTGTCGCTGAAGGCGGCAGATGGGGCGATACCGGCGAAACGGAAGAGATTTACGAAGACTTGGATCTGCTGGAGAGTGTCGCCAATAACATTGCGAATGTGGACACGATGACATGGAATACGATATGTGTCTTTGGCATTGCTGTCTCGTGGCCAGCCGTGAGTTATATGCGCAAATTCCGGCCCGAATTTGAAGCCGCCATTCGTGAAAGTAAACTTGTTACCTTGCCTGTTGCCGAGGCGACAGTCCCACCGGAGGAAAACTACGCATATCAGCAGCGGTTTGTTCCAAAAGAGTTCGCTGACCTATAG